A single region of the Salicibibacter cibi genome encodes:
- a CDS encoding RicAFT regulatory complex protein RicA family protein — MTEKLYTKDDILAKAKELANMMVDTEEVDFFRRAERTINQNEKIQKLISDIKDKQKELVNLKHYGKTEGVRQKEAEINALHAEVDEIPIVKEFKQSQNDVNEMLQTVSTTISNAVTNEINQRSDGASPLKQNK, encoded by the coding sequence ATGACGGAAAAGTTATATACAAAGGATGACATCTTGGCGAAAGCGAAAGAACTGGCTAACATGATGGTCGACACCGAAGAAGTTGACTTTTTTAGAAGAGCTGAGAGGACGATTAACCAAAACGAAAAAATCCAAAAGCTGATCAGCGACATTAAGGATAAACAAAAAGAGCTTGTGAACTTGAAACATTACGGAAAAACCGAAGGAGTCCGCCAAAAGGAAGCGGAGATCAACGCGTTGCACGCCGAGGTGGATGAAATCCCGATTGTTAAAGAATTCAAGCAAAGCCAAAATGACGTGAACGAAATGTTGCAAACCGTATCCACAACGATTTCAAATGCAGTCACTAATGAGATCAATCAGCGATCAGATGGTGCATCACCGTTAAAGCAAAATAAATAG
- the miaB gene encoding tRNA (N6-isopentenyl adenosine(37)-C2)-methylthiotransferase MiaB translates to MNEEQHRPTTKSKDYSKYFDFSNATIEVNEDGQEIMKIGGRRIKINEQPNYRKGQRRRRKDVEFYYDFKIPEDMQSIGNGKKYYIRTYGCQMNVHDTENMSGILEELGFTPTDTTDDADVILLNTCAIRENAENKVFGEVGNLKNLKKERPEVVLGLCGCMSQEESVVNRILQKHQHVDLVFGTHNIHRLPHLLKDAIQGKEMVVEVWSKEGDVVENMPRRRQGNIQAWVNIMYGCDKFCTYCIVPYTRGKERSRRSEDIIQEVRELARHGYKEITLLGQNVNAYGKDLDDDVGLGDLMDEIRKIDIPRVRFTTSHPRDFDDHLIEVLAKGDNLLEHIHLPVQHGNSDVLKLMGRKYTREEYVELARKIKAAMPHATFTTDIIVGFPNETEEQFQDTLSLVREMGYDSAFTYIYSPRDGTPAARMNDNVPHEVKRERLQRLNAIVNELSATSNQALQNQTVEVLLEGESKKDPEILAGRTRTNKLVNVRAPKTSIGKLVDVKITDVKTWSLNGEMVSYSEVQNV, encoded by the coding sequence ATGAACGAGGAACAACACCGTCCGACGACGAAATCGAAAGATTACAGCAAGTACTTTGATTTCTCCAATGCAACGATTGAAGTCAATGAAGACGGCCAGGAAATCATGAAGATCGGCGGCCGGCGCATTAAAATAAACGAACAGCCGAACTATCGAAAAGGACAGCGGCGTCGTCGCAAAGACGTGGAATTTTATTATGATTTTAAAATTCCCGAGGATATGCAAAGCATCGGAAACGGAAAAAAATACTATATTCGCACGTATGGTTGCCAAATGAATGTACACGATACGGAAAATATGTCCGGGATCCTCGAGGAACTCGGGTTCACGCCGACGGATACGACCGATGATGCCGACGTTATTTTGCTAAATACATGTGCCATCCGTGAAAACGCGGAGAATAAAGTCTTCGGTGAGGTAGGCAATTTAAAAAACCTTAAAAAAGAACGACCGGAGGTCGTCCTCGGCCTTTGCGGCTGCATGTCCCAGGAAGAAAGCGTCGTCAACCGGATTTTACAAAAACACCAACATGTGGACCTCGTTTTCGGCACACATAACATTCACCGTTTGCCGCATTTGCTGAAAGATGCGATCCAAGGCAAGGAAATGGTCGTGGAAGTTTGGTCCAAAGAAGGCGACGTCGTGGAAAACATGCCCAGGCGCCGTCAGGGGAACATCCAGGCATGGGTGAACATTATGTACGGATGTGACAAATTTTGTACGTATTGCATCGTGCCCTACACCCGTGGAAAGGAACGAAGCCGGCGCTCTGAGGATATTATCCAGGAAGTGCGCGAGCTCGCCAGACATGGGTATAAAGAAATCACCCTGCTTGGCCAAAATGTGAACGCATATGGCAAAGATTTGGACGACGATGTCGGACTTGGCGACCTAATGGATGAAATCCGTAAAATCGATATTCCGCGGGTTCGTTTTACAACGAGCCATCCCCGTGACTTTGATGACCATCTTATTGAAGTGTTGGCAAAAGGCGATAACCTGCTTGAGCATATTCATTTGCCTGTTCAACACGGTAACAGTGACGTATTGAAGTTGATGGGGCGGAAATACACGAGAGAAGAATATGTGGAACTGGCACGAAAAATCAAGGCTGCCATGCCACACGCCACATTCACGACCGACATCATTGTCGGTTTTCCGAATGAAACGGAAGAACAATTTCAAGACACCCTTTCCTTAGTGAGAGAAATGGGTTATGATAGTGCATTTACGTATATTTATTCGCCGCGTGACGGCACGCCCGCGGCACGCATGAATGACAATGTCCCACATGAAGTAAAACGCGAGCGATTGCAAAGGTTGAATGCCATCGTCAATGAATTGTCGGCAACAAGCAATCAAGCGCTGCAAAACCAAACTGTCGAAGTGCTTCTTGAAGGGGAAAGCAAGAAAGATCCCGAGATTCTTGCCGGGCGCACGCGTACGAATAAGCTCGTCAACGTTCGTGCACCTAAAACTTCCATCGGAAAACTTGTGGACGTAAAGATTACCGATGTGAAAACGTGGTCGTTAAACGGGGAAATGGTATCCTATAGTGAGGTGCAAAACGTATGA
- a CDS encoding ABC-ATPase domain-containing protein encodes MKQLQQTLQRIDRKGYKAYNDIRGTFTFPSFRLHLDHIQADPYASPSRARVEITHRQLHMNEDLYESGHRNVAFTDYVARSVGKAIRKQNAEKSLVIDRPGQEVLERTAVVCDKEKVEVRLSIHLPAHGRTIMGVQAANLLTEQLPGIIEQALYNIDMEGLKKHVALSDDQQALRAYVKERDALAFVADGSILPRASGVENRPLAPDQAIPFASPETMATTVSLPNFGDIRGMLIPKGVHVIVGGGYHGKSTLLEALERGIYNHIDGDGRAYIVTDTSACKIRAEDGRGVTNVNISPFIDDLPNKKSTDRFGTDNASGSTSQATNIIESLEAGSRLLLIDEDTSATNFMIRDYRMQQLVSLEKEPITPFIDRVRDLYEEEGVSTIIVVGGTGDYFDVADTVTMMDAYRPYDVTGKAKEIAKEARSQRITHEAAPFTVESTRYPLEKSFDARRGKKEKVDARGKHTILYGRETIDLSAVEQCIDPSQTRAIARTLHYLAKKYTNGNHTLGELLDIYERETASGLDELSPFKGKHPGDLARPRRFEIAAAINRLRTLSIERERGSQR; translated from the coding sequence ATGAAACAATTACAGCAAACGTTACAACGCATCGATCGAAAAGGATACAAAGCATATAACGATATTCGCGGGACGTTTACATTTCCCTCGTTTCGCCTCCATTTGGATCACATCCAAGCAGATCCTTATGCTAGTCCCTCGCGGGCACGGGTGGAGATCACCCATCGGCAATTACATATGAATGAGGACCTTTATGAAAGTGGGCATCGCAACGTAGCGTTTACTGACTATGTGGCCCGCTCAGTCGGAAAAGCCATTCGCAAACAAAATGCGGAAAAAAGTCTTGTCATTGATCGCCCGGGTCAAGAAGTATTGGAGCGAACAGCCGTCGTTTGCGATAAAGAAAAAGTGGAGGTTCGTTTATCCATTCATCTGCCTGCCCACGGCAGAACGATTATGGGCGTACAGGCGGCGAACTTGTTAACCGAACAACTTCCCGGTATCATTGAACAAGCCCTTTATAATATTGATATGGAGGGGCTCAAGAAGCATGTGGCGCTTAGCGATGACCAACAGGCTTTGCGTGCCTATGTAAAAGAACGTGACGCACTCGCGTTTGTCGCAGACGGTTCGATCCTTCCAAGGGCAAGCGGTGTCGAAAATCGCCCCCTTGCCCCCGATCAGGCGATCCCCTTTGCAAGCCCGGAGACGATGGCGACTACCGTTTCGTTGCCTAATTTCGGAGATATACGGGGCATGCTTATTCCGAAAGGCGTTCATGTCATTGTCGGCGGCGGTTACCATGGGAAAAGCACATTGCTTGAGGCATTGGAGCGCGGCATTTACAATCATATCGACGGAGATGGACGAGCCTATATCGTTACGGATACGAGCGCTTGTAAAATACGAGCCGAAGACGGACGCGGGGTTACGAATGTAAACATCTCGCCTTTTATCGATGATCTTCCGAATAAAAAAAGCACAGATCGTTTTGGAACGGATAATGCGAGCGGCAGCACCTCGCAGGCGACAAACATTATCGAGTCGCTCGAGGCCGGAAGCCGTCTGTTGCTCATCGATGAGGATACGAGTGCGACGAATTTCATGATTCGCGATTATCGTATGCAGCAACTCGTTTCTTTGGAAAAAGAACCAATTACTCCGTTTATCGATCGGGTTAGAGACTTATATGAAGAAGAAGGTGTCTCCACCATTATTGTCGTCGGCGGCACAGGCGATTACTTCGATGTTGCCGATACGGTGACGATGATGGATGCGTACCGGCCGTATGACGTTACCGGCAAAGCGAAAGAAATTGCAAAAGAAGCCCGCAGCCAACGGATCACCCACGAAGCGGCCCCTTTCACAGTTGAAAGCACGCGCTATCCTTTGGAAAAGAGTTTTGATGCCCGGCGCGGAAAAAAGGAAAAAGTCGACGCCCGCGGAAAACATACGATCCTTTACGGACGGGAAACCATCGATCTTTCCGCAGTAGAGCAATGCATCGATCCCAGCCAAACGAGAGCCATCGCGCGCACGCTTCATTACTTGGCGAAAAAATACACCAATGGAAATCACACACTTGGAGAACTGCTCGATATTTATGAACGGGAAACCGCCTCCGGATTGGATGAATTGTCCCCGTTCAAAGGCAAACATCCCGGCGATTTGGCAAGACCGCGCCGTTTTGAAATCGCAGCTGCCATTAATCGTTTACGCACATTGTCGATCGAGCGCGAGCGTGGATCCCAGCGGTAA
- a CDS encoding stage V sporulation protein S, producing the protein MEVLKVSAKSTPNSVAGALAGVIRERGAAEIQAIGAGALNQSVKAVAIARGFVAPSGIDLVCIPAFTDIEIDGEERTAIKLIIEPR; encoded by the coding sequence ATGGAAGTATTAAAAGTATCAGCGAAATCTACCCCTAATTCTGTCGCCGGTGCCCTCGCGGGCGTGATCCGCGAGAGAGGAGCTGCGGAAATTCAAGCCATTGGAGCAGGTGCTTTAAATCAATCTGTCAAGGCAGTTGCCATCGCGAGAGGATTTGTTGCCCCCAGTGGAATCGACCTGGTTTGTATCCCGGCGTTTACGGACATTGAGATTGACGGTGAAGAGCGAACAGCCATTAAGCTCATTATCGAACCAAGGTGA
- a CDS encoding TIGR00282 family metallophosphoesterase, which translates to MRLLFVGDVVGRPGRNMLESQLPKLKKKYKPQVTIVNGENAASGKGITEKIYKSILGFGAQVVTLGNHTWARNEIFSFINEETNLIRPLNYPPGAPGRGQTSINVNGLELVVINAMGRVFLEAIDCPFQALDKAVEDAKKRTPFVFVDFHAETTSEKQAIGWFLDGRASAVIGTHTHVQTADERILPGGTAFLTDVGMTGPYDGIIGVDKDVILKKFQTSLPAKFEVAKGRSQLNAAFMEFDEKTGKARKIERILINDDHPFDE; encoded by the coding sequence ATGCGACTATTATTTGTCGGAGATGTTGTCGGCCGTCCCGGACGAAATATGTTGGAGTCTCAATTGCCGAAACTTAAGAAGAAATATAAACCTCAAGTAACGATCGTCAACGGCGAAAACGCCGCGAGCGGGAAAGGGATTACAGAGAAAATTTACAAAAGTATTTTGGGGTTTGGCGCTCAGGTTGTTACGCTTGGCAATCATACGTGGGCAAGGAACGAAATTTTTTCATTCATTAACGAAGAAACAAATCTGATCCGCCCGTTAAATTATCCGCCGGGCGCCCCTGGGAGGGGGCAAACTTCAATCAACGTGAATGGATTGGAACTCGTCGTCATCAATGCCATGGGGCGAGTGTTTCTGGAAGCGATTGATTGCCCTTTTCAGGCGTTGGACAAAGCGGTGGAGGATGCCAAAAAACGGACGCCGTTTGTATTTGTTGATTTTCATGCCGAGACGACCAGTGAAAAACAAGCCATCGGTTGGTTTTTAGATGGGCGTGCAAGTGCCGTTATTGGAACCCATACCCACGTTCAAACAGCCGATGAAAGAATACTGCCGGGCGGAACTGCTTTTTTAACCGATGTCGGCATGACCGGGCCATACGATGGCATTATCGGCGTTGATAAGGATGTGATTTTGAAAAAATTCCAAACATCGTTACCGGCAAAATTTGAAGTTGCGAAAGGGAGGAGTCAACTCAACGCTGCATTTATGGAATTCGATGAAAAAACTGGCAAAGCACGAAAAATTGAAAGAATCCTGATCAATGATGATCACCCATTCGACGAATAA
- the rny gene encoding ribonuclease Y, whose translation MNGTLILVISILLVVVAVLSGFIGYVIRKKIAEAKITNAEYAAKKMIEEAERNADNSKKESLLEAKDEAYRLRSEAEDDIRERRTEIQNQESRLQQKEEALDRKSETLDNKEESLELREQTLAEKQEETETMNSKVEQLIAEQQEELERISGLTRDDARQIVRAETERELDHEKAVMIKENTDKVKEEANKKAKDILSVALQRCAADHVAETTVSVVHLPNDEMKGRIIGREGRNIRALETLTGIDLIIDDTPEAVILSGFDPIRREIARTALERLVQDGRIHPARIEETVDKSRREVDERIREYGEETTFEMGIHHLHPDLLKILGRLRFRTSYGQNVLNHSTEVAYLTGLMAAELGEDVQLARRAGLLHDIGKAIDHEVDGSHVEIGVELTKKYNENEVVVNSVASHHGDVEATSVIATLVAAADALSAARPGARRETLETYIRRLEKLEEIAESFDGVEKTYAIQAGREVRIMVKPDLIDDVLAHRLARDITKRVENELDYPGHIRITVIRETRAVNYAK comes from the coding sequence ATGAACGGAACACTCATCTTGGTCATCTCCATTTTGCTTGTTGTCGTTGCTGTTTTAAGCGGGTTTATTGGTTATGTCATCCGTAAAAAAATTGCCGAAGCAAAGATTACGAATGCAGAATATGCGGCAAAAAAGATGATCGAAGAAGCGGAACGCAATGCGGATAACAGCAAGAAAGAATCACTGTTGGAAGCCAAAGATGAAGCGTATCGCTTGCGTTCCGAAGCCGAAGACGATATTCGCGAACGGAGAACCGAAATTCAGAATCAGGAAAGTCGCCTTCAGCAAAAAGAGGAGGCGCTTGACCGTAAAAGTGAAACGCTTGACAACAAGGAAGAATCTCTAGAACTCCGGGAGCAAACGCTCGCTGAGAAACAAGAAGAGACAGAAACGATGAATAGCAAAGTGGAACAATTAATCGCCGAGCAACAAGAAGAACTGGAACGGATCTCAGGACTGACGAGAGATGATGCCCGACAGATCGTTCGAGCTGAAACCGAGCGGGAACTCGACCATGAAAAAGCAGTGATGATTAAAGAAAATACGGATAAAGTCAAGGAAGAAGCAAATAAGAAAGCCAAAGATATTCTTTCTGTGGCCCTGCAGAGATGTGCGGCGGATCATGTGGCGGAAACGACGGTATCCGTTGTCCATTTGCCGAATGATGAAATGAAAGGCCGAATCATCGGGCGTGAAGGCAGAAATATTCGCGCATTGGAGACGTTAACCGGGATTGATTTAATCATAGATGATACACCCGAAGCGGTCATTCTATCCGGCTTCGATCCGATACGAAGGGAGATTGCGCGCACGGCGTTGGAACGGCTCGTTCAAGATGGCCGGATTCACCCCGCCCGCATTGAAGAAACCGTAGATAAATCCCGGCGTGAGGTCGATGAACGGATACGTGAATATGGAGAAGAAACGACGTTTGAAATGGGGATTCATCATTTGCACCCTGACCTTCTCAAAATTTTGGGCCGTCTGCGATTTAGAACGAGCTACGGACAAAATGTCTTGAATCATTCAACTGAAGTCGCGTATTTAACAGGTTTAATGGCGGCGGAACTTGGAGAAGATGTCCAGCTTGCCCGGCGGGCAGGATTGCTTCATGATATCGGAAAAGCGATTGACCATGAGGTCGACGGCAGTCATGTTGAAATCGGTGTCGAATTAACGAAAAAATACAATGAAAACGAGGTCGTTGTGAACAGCGTTGCCTCTCATCACGGGGATGTCGAAGCCACTTCGGTTATTGCCACACTCGTCGCCGCTGCAGATGCCCTGTCTGCGGCAAGACCGGGAGCAAGACGGGAAACGCTTGAAACGTACATTCGCCGTTTGGAAAAACTCGAGGAGATTGCAGAATCATTTGATGGTGTTGAAAAGACGTATGCCATACAAGCGGGTCGCGAAGTCCGCATTATGGTAAAACCAGACTTGATCGACGACGTGTTGGCCCATCGGCTGGCACGTGACATTACGAAGCGAGTGGAAAACGAGCTTGACTACCCCGGGCATATACGAATAACCGTTATTCGTGAAACGAGGGCAGTAAATTATGCAAAATAA
- a CDS encoding IS110 family transposase, translating into MEAMIERCAGLDVHQETIVACALFGPLDKKPEKSIQSFSTTTPGLLELNDWLTSLKVTDLVMESTGVYWKPVWNILESDFQLILANANHVKNVPGRKTDVKDAEWLAKLLRSGLIESNFVPPEDIRDLRDLTRYRKKLTHQRTAEQNRIHKILQDANIKLTSVLSNIFGLSGRRILEAIINGEKIEKKNLQEMVHWRTKASLDDIAKAINGRVRRHHRDMLQYHWDHMLYIEGMIQNLEEQIDQSLAPYRKEVDLLDTIPGVDQSGAATFIAEMGVDMSVFKSSKHLASWAGLSPGNNESAGKKKGSKTTKGNKALQTMAVQCALTTARQTNRISAHQKRIMKRQGKKKAHFASAHLIVTIAYNILKTGEPYQELGPEYVHQRQENKELKMIEHLKKKGYTVSSADPETA; encoded by the coding sequence ATGGAAGCTATGATTGAAAGGTGTGCAGGCCTAGATGTACACCAGGAAACCATTGTCGCTTGTGCTTTATTTGGACCATTAGACAAAAAGCCGGAGAAGTCCATCCAATCATTTTCAACCACTACACCAGGATTGTTGGAATTGAATGATTGGCTCACATCCCTGAAGGTCACAGATCTTGTCATGGAAAGTACCGGTGTCTACTGGAAACCTGTATGGAACATTTTAGAAAGTGATTTTCAGCTTATTCTTGCTAACGCTAACCATGTTAAAAATGTTCCTGGTCGTAAAACCGATGTCAAAGATGCCGAATGGTTAGCCAAACTATTGAGAAGTGGATTGATCGAAAGCAATTTTGTTCCACCCGAGGATATTCGCGATTTACGCGACCTGACGCGTTATCGAAAGAAACTGACGCATCAGCGCACAGCTGAGCAAAATCGCATCCACAAAATCCTTCAAGATGCCAATATCAAGCTGACGTCGGTTCTGTCCAATATCTTTGGTTTATCTGGACGCCGGATCCTCGAAGCGATCATCAATGGTGAGAAGATCGAGAAGAAGAATCTTCAGGAAATGGTCCACTGGCGAACGAAAGCTAGTCTCGATGACATTGCCAAAGCGATCAATGGACGGGTGCGCCGTCATCATCGTGATATGCTGCAGTATCATTGGGATCATATGCTGTATATTGAGGGAATGATCCAAAACTTAGAGGAACAAATCGACCAAAGCTTAGCGCCTTATCGCAAGGAAGTCGACCTTTTGGACACAATTCCAGGTGTAGATCAATCAGGCGCGGCTACTTTCATCGCTGAAATGGGCGTGGACATGTCCGTATTTAAGTCTTCCAAGCACCTCGCTTCCTGGGCTGGATTAAGTCCTGGAAACAACGAAAGTGCTGGTAAAAAAAAAGGAAGTAAAACCACAAAAGGGAACAAGGCATTACAGACCATGGCGGTACAATGTGCTCTGACTACAGCAAGGCAAACCAATCGAATTTCTGCACACCAGAAAAGAATTATGAAACGGCAAGGCAAGAAAAAAGCCCATTTCGCTTCCGCTCATCTAATCGTAACCATCGCGTATAACATCTTAAAAACCGGTGAACCGTATCAGGAACTAGGCCCTGAGTACGTTCATCAAAGGCAAGAAAATAAAGAGCTTAAAATGATCGAACACCTCAAAAAGAAAGGATATACCGTTTCAAGTGCTGACCCAGAAACAGCTTAA
- the recA gene encoding recombinase RecA: MSERKAALDQALRSIEKQFGKGSIMKLGDETEKRMSTVSSGTLALDIALGVGGYPRGRVIEIYGPESSGKTTVALHAIAEAQQEGGQAAFIDAEHALDPVYARALGVDTDELLLSQPDTGEQALEIAEALVRSGAVDIIVVDSVAALVPKAEIEGDMGDAHVGLQARLMSQALRKLSGAISKSNAIAIFINQIREKVGVMFGSPETTPGGRALKFYSSVRLEVRRAEALKQGNETVGNKTRLKIVKNKVAPPFRQAEVDIMYGEGISREGSLLDIATELEIVQKSGAWYAYNGERLGQGRENAKQYLQEHSSVASEIETRIRDHHELPNNQQQDQQQDEKKEKEETQDSSGS; encoded by the coding sequence ATGAGTGAAAGAAAAGCAGCGCTCGACCAAGCCTTGCGAAGCATTGAAAAACAATTCGGGAAAGGTTCCATCATGAAGTTGGGGGACGAAACGGAAAAGCGCATGTCCACGGTTTCAAGTGGAACATTAGCCCTTGATATCGCGCTCGGTGTTGGCGGGTATCCACGTGGGCGGGTTATTGAAATATATGGTCCGGAATCTTCCGGGAAAACAACCGTTGCCTTGCACGCCATTGCCGAAGCCCAACAGGAAGGCGGACAAGCGGCATTTATTGACGCGGAACACGCCCTTGATCCTGTGTATGCCCGCGCCCTTGGCGTCGATACCGATGAACTCTTGCTCTCGCAACCGGATACGGGGGAACAGGCCTTGGAAATTGCAGAGGCACTCGTCCGCAGCGGCGCTGTTGACATCATCGTTGTTGATTCCGTGGCGGCCCTCGTGCCAAAAGCGGAAATCGAAGGGGATATGGGCGATGCACATGTCGGTCTGCAGGCCCGTCTCATGTCGCAGGCATTGAGAAAGTTATCGGGGGCCATCAGTAAGTCGAATGCGATTGCGATTTTTATCAATCAAATTCGCGAGAAGGTAGGCGTCATGTTCGGAAGTCCCGAAACGACGCCCGGAGGACGCGCATTGAAGTTTTATTCCTCGGTACGCTTGGAAGTGCGCAGGGCTGAAGCGCTGAAGCAAGGAAATGAGACGGTCGGCAACAAGACACGCTTAAAGATCGTGAAAAACAAAGTGGCTCCGCCGTTTCGCCAAGCAGAAGTTGACATTATGTACGGGGAAGGCATCTCCCGGGAAGGTTCGTTGTTGGACATCGCAACAGAATTGGAGATTGTGCAAAAAAGCGGAGCTTGGTATGCGTATAACGGCGAGAGGCTTGGCCAAGGCCGTGAAAATGCAAAACAATATTTGCAAGAGCATTCATCCGTAGCGTCTGAAATTGAAACACGTATCCGTGACCACCATGAGCTTCCAAATAATCAACAACAGGACCAACAGCAGGACGAAAAGAAGGAAAAAGAAGAAACACAAGATTCATCAGGGTCATGA
- a CDS encoding DEAD/DEAH box helicase: protein MNVFESEQIKPEVKKAIKEIGFEEPSPIQEQAIPKVLNGKDVIGQAQTGTGKTAAFGIPLLTKLSASSHVQALVLTPTRELAIQVAGELQKLSTHLHVTTLPVYGGQSIGHQIKALKRGVQVVIGTPGRVQDHLRRKTLKLDRVQTLVLDEADEMLDMGFIDDIESILKQTNEDRQTMLFSATMPDPIRKLSRRYMQQPETVSISKSDVTAPSIEQIYFKVLERNKLESLCRVIDRYNPELAIVFCRTKKGVAELSESLQARGYFADGLHGDLNQSQRDAVMKRFRESTIEYLVATDVAARGLDVQNVTHVINYDIPQDPESYVHRIGRTGRAGKSGQALTLVTPREMKHLRSIEKEIKMSLPTRDIPTLEEVVEKQQDSWRQQIIGVIEHSEETSIFDELTRELLEQYQPQEVIDALLKMNYQTENNISEEGYYFGDTGAAKGMVRFFMNVGRNVSLTPKILVDEIADAVGISKKSVGRIDLFEKFTFVEVPEDVAPFVYEGLRHSRVHGARVNLEPAKPKPKRHGRQTSNPSVSN, encoded by the coding sequence ATGAATGTATTTGAAAGTGAACAGATTAAACCGGAAGTTAAAAAAGCAATTAAGGAGATCGGTTTTGAAGAGCCTTCTCCAATCCAGGAACAAGCAATACCGAAAGTACTAAACGGCAAAGATGTGATAGGGCAAGCGCAAACGGGGACCGGAAAGACGGCAGCCTTTGGGATTCCTCTGCTTACAAAGCTAAGCGCTTCCTCCCACGTTCAGGCGCTCGTTTTAACGCCTACCCGGGAACTTGCCATCCAAGTGGCCGGGGAATTGCAAAAGTTGTCCACACACTTGCATGTCACAACGTTGCCGGTCTATGGCGGACAATCGATCGGCCATCAAATCAAGGCGCTTAAACGCGGCGTACAAGTCGTTATCGGAACCCCTGGGCGCGTTCAAGACCATTTGCGGAGAAAAACGTTAAAACTTGACCGCGTGCAGACGCTCGTCTTGGATGAAGCGGATGAAATGCTTGATATGGGTTTCATCGATGATATTGAATCGATTTTGAAACAAACGAATGAGGACCGGCAGACGATGCTTTTTTCAGCAACGATGCCCGATCCGATTCGAAAACTTTCCCGCCGTTATATGCAGCAACCTGAGACTGTATCCATCAGCAAAAGCGATGTTACAGCTCCCTCAATTGAACAGATTTATTTTAAAGTGCTTGAAAGGAACAAACTGGAGTCGCTTTGCCGTGTCATTGATCGCTACAATCCGGAGCTTGCGATCGTTTTCTGTCGCACGAAAAAAGGCGTCGCGGAATTATCGGAGTCTTTGCAGGCACGGGGTTATTTTGCAGACGGCCTGCACGGTGATTTGAACCAATCGCAGCGGGATGCGGTTATGAAAAGATTTCGGGAAAGCACGATTGAGTATCTCGTCGCAACAGATGTTGCTGCCCGCGGACTGGATGTTCAAAACGTCACCCACGTGATAAATTATGATATACCGCAAGACCCGGAATCCTATGTCCACCGCATCGGTCGGACCGGACGGGCCGGGAAGAGCGGCCAAGCCCTTACGCTTGTCACTCCGAGGGAAATGAAGCATTTACGCTCGATTGAAAAAGAAATAAAGATGTCTTTGCCGACACGGGATATCCCGACGCTGGAAGAAGTCGTAGAAAAACAGCAAGACTCGTGGCGACAGCAGATCATAGGCGTCATTGAACATAGTGAAGAAACATCGATCTTTGATGAACTAACCCGGGAGCTGCTCGAGCAATATCAACCGCAGGAAGTCATTGATGCGTTGTTGAAAATGAATTATCAAACGGAAAATAACATCTCTGAAGAAGGGTATTATTTCGGGGATACCGGCGCAGCAAAAGGAATGGTCCGTTTCTTTATGAATGTGGGCCGCAATGTGAGCTTAACCCCGAAAATACTCGTGGATGAAATTGCCGATGCAGTCGGGATTTCAAAAAAATCGGTCGGGCGCATCGATCTTTTCGAAAAATTTACGTTCGTGGAAGTGCCGGAAGATGTGGCTCCCTTTGTTTATGAAGGATTGCGCCATTCCCGTGTGCACGGTGCGCGCGTGAACCTGGAGCCGGCAAAACCAAAACCGAAACGCCATGGACGGCAAACATCCAACCCTTCCGTCTCTAACTAA